One part of the Limnochordia bacterium genome encodes these proteins:
- the ltrA gene encoding group II intron reverse transcriptase/maturase: protein MKYYSLIDKVYNKKNLEEAYEAVKANKGAPGIDGQTVDAYGEDLKAEIDALHLELKTETYKPMPVRRVEIPKPDGSKRPLGVPTIKDRVVQQALLNVMQPIFDPGFHPSSYGYRPGRSCQQAVAKAKRYMNQHGLKHVVDMDLSKCFDRLDHELILQGVNRRISDGAVLRLIRQFLESGVMKDGVYEDTRVGSPQGGVISPLIANIYLDHFDQAMRSKGIHIVRYADDILIFARSPRQAEKYKKIAFGILEDELKLVVNREKTQITSAYNGVPYLGFVIYSKYVGINPRKVKAFKDTIRKLTPRNHGMNIETMVRRLNPVLRGWINYFRAANCKGVVGKLMGWIRRRLRMKQMREWKSWKALHKELRRRGYKGEFKKLSMRKWRNSASPLLSMALPNSWFDKIGLVNLAGYEVGILHRYYPTTEAC, encoded by the coding sequence ATGAAGTATTACAGCCTAATCGACAAGGTATACAACAAAAAGAACCTCGAGGAAGCCTACGAAGCCGTGAAAGCGAACAAAGGGGCTCCCGGAATAGACGGGCAGACCGTGGACGCTTACGGTGAAGACCTAAAGGCTGAAATTGATGCACTTCATCTTGAGCTCAAGACCGAAACGTACAAACCGATGCCAGTACGCAGGGTGGAGATACCCAAGCCAGACGGAAGTAAGCGGCCGCTGGGTGTACCCACCATCAAGGATAGGGTAGTACAGCAAGCACTTCTAAATGTGATGCAGCCTATCTTTGATCCAGGATTTCATCCATCAAGCTATGGATACAGACCGGGGCGGTCCTGCCAGCAGGCGGTAGCCAAGGCGAAAAGGTATATGAACCAACACGGGCTGAAGCACGTGGTAGACATGGACCTATCCAAATGTTTTGACCGTCTAGACCATGAACTCATACTTCAAGGAGTCAATCGCAGAATAAGTGACGGGGCAGTGCTCCGGCTCATTCGGCAGTTCCTCGAGTCAGGGGTCATGAAGGACGGCGTATACGAAGATACAAGAGTCGGCAGTCCTCAGGGTGGGGTAATCTCGCCGCTGATTGCTAACATCTATTTGGATCACTTCGACCAAGCGATGAGATCGAAGGGTATTCACATAGTACGCTATGCCGATGATATTTTGATCTTTGCCCGGTCTCCACGCCAAGCGGAGAAGTATAAAAAGATAGCCTTTGGGATACTGGAAGATGAGCTCAAACTAGTCGTCAACCGGGAGAAAACGCAGATAACAAGCGCTTACAACGGAGTCCCATATCTAGGGTTTGTCATTTACAGTAAGTATGTAGGCATCAATCCCAGAAAGGTTAAAGCCTTTAAAGACACTATCCGCAAACTGACACCTAGAAACCACGGTATGAATATTGAAACCATGGTTAGAAGATTAAACCCCGTCCTAAGGGGATGGATAAACTACTTCCGTGCGGCAAACTGCAAAGGGGTAGTAGGGAAGCTTATGGGGTGGATACGCAGGCGACTTAGGATGAAACAAATGAGGGAGTGGAAGAGCTGGAAAGCCCTCCACAAAGAACTGCGTAGGCGGGGGTACAAAGGGGAGTTCAAGAAACTCTCCATGCGGAAATGGAGAAACTCTGCAAGTCCCTTGCTTTCAATGGCATTGCCAAACAGTTGGTTTGATAAGATCGGTCTAGTAAACCTCGCAGGATACGAGGTTGGCATCTTGCATCGTTATTATCCAACGACTGAAGCTTGTTAG
- the codY gene encoding GTP-sensing pleiotropic transcriptional regulator CodY, with translation MLLKRTRRITQLLQNDGDEVTFSDIARVVATEMEETCVYVVNRKGKVLGYALPEGYETTDFDSDWLMDGKLPDEYNEVLLRVGTLTAEKDVATALGVKVALICPVVGNGRRLGTFMMVRLNGRFNDDDSLVAEIASTIIGMIMAHAVSEEEEDEVTERKMAISAIRSLSYSEIVAMQRIFDELNGDEGLLVASRVADEAGITRSVVVNALRKLSSANVIESRSLGMKGTYLRILNKEIRKELEAQRYPYPAGAAELKKKRA, from the coding sequence ATGTTACTTAAACGAACACGAAGAATTACGCAATTATTGCAAAATGACGGGGACGAAGTAACCTTTAGTGATATTGCGCGTGTAGTAGCTACAGAAATGGAAGAAACCTGTGTTTATGTTGTCAATCGAAAAGGGAAGGTTTTAGGATATGCCCTTCCTGAAGGTTATGAAACCACTGATTTTGACTCTGATTGGCTAATGGACGGCAAACTACCTGATGAGTACAACGAAGTGTTGCTGCGGGTTGGCACTCTTACGGCAGAGAAGGATGTGGCTACTGCCCTTGGTGTCAAGGTCGCCCTGATTTGTCCTGTTGTTGGTAATGGACGCAGGTTAGGTACTTTCATGATGGTTAGGCTAAACGGGCGGTTCAATGATGATGATAGCCTAGTTGCGGAAATTGCTTCCACCATCATCGGCATGATTATGGCCCATGCGGTCAGTGAAGAGGAAGAGGATGAGGTTACCGAACGGAAAATGGCCATTTCCGCTATTCGGAGTCTATCGTATTCCGAGATTGTGGCGATGCAGCGTATTTTTGATGAGCTCAATGGAGACGAGGGCCTGTTGGTGGCGAGCCGAGTAGCTGACGAAGCGGGCATCACCCGGTCAGTTGTTGTTAATGCACTACGGAAGCTGTCTTCCGCTAATGTGATTGAGTCTCGCTCACTTGGTATGAAGGGTACCTATTTGAGGATTCTCAACAAGGAGATTCGTAAGGAACTAGAAGCCCAGAGATATCCTTATCCGGCTGGTGCGGCGGAGCTGAAGAAAAAGAGAGCCTAA
- a CDS encoding DNA polymerase IV, producing the protein MATILHVDLDAFFASIEQRRNPQYRGKPVIVGGLGSRGVVSTCSYEARRYGIHSAMPMAQARRLCPGGIFLPSDMDYYQEVSAQIHTLFYDFTPVVEHLSIDEAFLDMTGCEHFYEQLQDMGSAVKAKITSKVGLTASVGIAPNMFLAKLASDLKKPDGLVIINESNMQTMLDPLPVSRIWGVGTQTQKQLRRYGIQTIKDVRTRTPQFLEQILGNGGLLIWELANGIDDRTVTPDSEAKSIGHETTFPTDISNIADVKRVLANHAAAIGRRLRAKSLSAQTITLKARYSDFHTVTRSITKDYTFQDDDTIYYEACDLLDKLPRGNSPFRLLGISVSRLTPQQQASLFNTQAKYKLSCALDRLTDKYQAPIVYRGTEMKKGPK; encoded by the coding sequence ATGGCAACAATACTCCACGTAGACCTAGACGCCTTCTTCGCTTCGATTGAACAACGAAGGAACCCGCAGTATCGGGGCAAACCTGTCATTGTGGGAGGCTTAGGGTCCCGAGGAGTTGTCTCTACCTGCTCCTACGAGGCGCGTAGGTACGGGATTCACTCGGCCATGCCCATGGCCCAAGCCCGCCGGCTCTGCCCAGGAGGTATCTTCTTGCCCTCGGATATGGATTACTACCAAGAGGTCTCCGCACAAATTCACACCTTGTTCTATGATTTTACCCCAGTAGTCGAACACCTTTCCATCGACGAAGCCTTCCTGGACATGACTGGATGTGAACATTTCTATGAGCAGCTTCAGGATATGGGTTCTGCGGTCAAAGCCAAAATAACGTCTAAAGTAGGCTTGACGGCATCTGTGGGGATTGCACCAAATATGTTCTTAGCAAAACTTGCCTCTGACCTTAAAAAACCCGACGGACTTGTGATTATTAATGAAAGCAATATGCAGACCATGCTGGATCCTTTGCCCGTTAGCAGGATCTGGGGGGTAGGGACCCAAACCCAGAAGCAATTACGCCGCTATGGTATCCAGACCATCAAGGATGTACGGACCAGGACTCCTCAGTTCCTTGAGCAGATTCTTGGTAACGGCGGCCTTCTAATATGGGAACTAGCCAACGGCATCGATGACCGCACGGTAACACCGGACTCCGAGGCAAAATCCATTGGTCATGAGACTACCTTTCCCACCGACATCAGCAACATTGCTGATGTGAAAAGAGTCTTGGCCAACCATGCCGCTGCTATTGGACGCAGATTACGGGCCAAATCCTTATCTGCCCAGACAATCACGCTTAAAGCTCGTTATAGCGATTTTCACACCGTTACCCGTAGCATCACAAAGGATTATACTTTTCAAGATGATGATACGATCTACTATGAAGCCTGTGATCTTTTGGATAAGCTGCCACGCGGAAACAGCCCGTTTAGACTGCTGGGTATCTCTGTATCCCGGCTAACACCTCAACAACAAGCCTCGCTTTTTAACACCCAGGCTAAATACAAGCTAAGCTGCGCCCTTGATCGACTAACGGACAAGTACCAAGCACCTATTGTCTATCGGGGAACGGAAATGAAAAAAGGGCCGAAGTGA
- a CDS encoding histidinol-phosphatase HisJ family protein, translating to MLVDYHMHTPLCGHAQGKPEEYVQKAQEEGLDQIGFSGHLPLFHLPLDYPYQYLKEPLGRLERYVECIRDIQKTYPDVPIKLGIEVDYFPEKEREIAEVLSFPFDYVIGSVHFARPYSLYDEGFYRRFSSEEVFARYFPVVEKAVASGLFDVIAHFDVPKLYCSVPENLLELAEPALLAMAEEDTCLEINSAGFRTRPGESYPGPLIIKRAWELGIPITLGSDAHHPEHVAFAFDKTVEMLTDIGYNEIATFEGRSRIMVPLGR from the coding sequence ATGTTAGTCGACTACCATATGCATACACCTTTGTGCGGTCATGCCCAAGGAAAACCGGAGGAATACGTGCAGAAGGCTCAGGAGGAGGGGCTTGATCAGATCGGTTTCTCGGGCCATTTACCTTTGTTTCATTTGCCATTGGATTATCCCTATCAGTATCTAAAAGAACCGCTTGGCCGGCTTGAACGTTATGTAGAGTGTATTCGGGACATTCAGAAGACGTATCCCGATGTTCCGATAAAACTAGGTATCGAAGTAGACTATTTTCCTGAGAAGGAAAGGGAGATTGCCGAAGTGTTGTCCTTTCCCTTTGACTATGTTATTGGTTCGGTTCATTTTGCTCGTCCCTACAGTCTTTATGATGAGGGGTTTTATCGACGATTCTCATCGGAAGAGGTGTTTGCCCGGTATTTCCCTGTGGTGGAGAAGGCAGTAGCCAGTGGCCTTTTTGATGTGATTGCCCATTTTGATGTGCCTAAGCTGTATTGTTCCGTACCCGAGAACCTTCTAGAGCTTGCTGAGCCTGCGCTTTTAGCCATGGCCGAAGAAGATACGTGTCTGGAAATCAACAGCGCTGGGTTTAGGACTAGGCCTGGGGAATCCTATCCCGGACCGCTAATCATTAAGAGGGCTTGGGAACTGGGTATTCCGATTACTCTCGGCTCTGACGCCCATCACCCTGAACATGTAGCCTTTGCCTTTGACAAAACCGTTGAGATGCTTACAGATATTGGGTATAATGAAATTGCAACTTTTGAGGGACGAAGCAGGATCATGGTTCCCTTAGGACGGTAG
- a CDS encoding TrkA C-terminal domain-containing protein → MGRKTEPKWPVRLISFARAFTVGLAYYSVHNFPGLTSSFVAIFVALLPFDLMVAMPNLKTRWAAVKQIVLVVIPRISATALTLLKGLLIGIAFGTITRLGLPVFFGAVLTAGLGYSIAVATKGNISGYVGMIAGLSVFGEIVTAPLVAEELLGTVLKVSLIVSYGTFGALLAGWGVGLLVGILTRLCLPRGYRYLKSSAYDQPLEYKPFNEVMGTGDNMTLVSLTVQEGSEFAWRTLAQIAIKERFYAHVLSIQRGHEHITSPGGKDYLLPHDEVVIWVPKHQVDDLLSTARRSKDDEQEVQLRGPGGN, encoded by the coding sequence ATGGGGAGAAAGACAGAGCCAAAATGGCCTGTGAGGTTAATATCGTTTGCTCGGGCGTTTACTGTGGGCTTAGCCTACTATTCGGTACACAATTTCCCTGGGCTTACTTCTTCCTTTGTGGCGATTTTTGTAGCCCTTTTACCCTTTGACTTAATGGTTGCCATGCCGAATCTCAAAACCCGTTGGGCGGCGGTTAAGCAAATTGTACTGGTAGTCATTCCGCGAATTAGCGCAACGGCGCTGACCTTACTTAAAGGTCTGCTCATTGGGATTGCCTTTGGCACCATTACCCGTTTAGGTCTGCCCGTTTTTTTTGGAGCAGTACTCACCGCGGGCCTAGGATATAGCATTGCGGTGGCTACAAAGGGTAATATTTCTGGGTATGTAGGGATGATTGCTGGCCTTAGCGTATTTGGTGAGATCGTTACCGCTCCCCTTGTGGCCGAGGAGCTTTTGGGAACAGTGCTAAAGGTCAGTCTGATTGTATCCTACGGGACCTTCGGTGCATTATTGGCGGGTTGGGGAGTTGGTCTTTTGGTGGGGATATTGACACGCCTGTGTTTACCTCGCGGCTATCGTTATCTTAAGAGTTCCGCGTACGATCAGCCCTTGGAATACAAGCCGTTCAATGAAGTAATGGGGACAGGTGATAACATGACCCTTGTCTCGCTAACAGTACAAGAAGGCAGCGAATTTGCATGGCGGACGTTAGCTCAGATTGCAATCAAGGAACGTTTTTACGCCCATGTGCTTTCGATTCAGCGGGGTCATGAACATATTACATCACCCGGTGGGAAGGATTATCTTCTTCCCCATGATGAGGTTGTCATATGGGTACCGAAGCATCAAGTAGATGATTTGCTGTCCACAGCAAGAAGGAGCAAAGACGATGAGCAAGAAGTTCAGTTACGGGGGCCAGGCGGTAATTGA